TCTTTCGGAAATGCAAAATGCTGTATGCAATCAGTTTGCTCATGGAGGGAAGTTTCCCTGTTCTGCATTTTTCCTGCTACGATTGTATTCGTGGTGGATGATCCTCCAAGTCTGTTAAGGTTTTTAATAAAAATTTTTCTGGTAAGTCAAAGTAATTCATGAATTTTTTAACTCCTCCCTCAGCTTCAGAAAGTTGAAGAGGTAGCGAAAGGATTCATTTTACCCTACGTGACGCATGCGATCCCGGAAAGCTGTTGCGTACTTTGCATATGCTGAGCTGAGCTACCTGTAAATGACATCATTTGTAGGTATCGACCTGTAGCAGCTTAACAGTAGCAGCTTCTGAGTGCTGAGCTCCCGTACATACCAGTGCTGGATCATTCTTAAGCTCGTTtatttgagctgcagcttttgagttttttttaaaaaaattgctgctgcttttttttcttgaaaagccAACACTAGTTTTTAGAAGACGTATTTAGCTTTCTGGACTCAAAAAGCTATGAAAAACTCGGAAAACTGAGTTTCTTAGCTTCCTATACAAATTCaacttttctgagcttctagcTTTTCGGAAAAGCACAGGAAGTTTCTTGTTTGTTTAAGTTCCTGAGAAGCGGCTAGAAAGGTGAGACAAACACAGGCCTCGGCGGCTCACCCGGTAGCTGGCTGGTGAATGTGATCTGTTTCTGCAGATGACCGGCTGCTTCAGTTGATCGATTTCCACATCCCCATTGCAGGAAAAGTTTAGTTGCATCTTTCGCGTTGTTCAGGATCAGAGTGCGAGTTGCCATACCTGGACGAACAACACACGTGTATGTTCGATGCGTTGTTCACTGCGTTCCACTTTGGTCTGTTGTTTAGCGATGCCGAAAATGAACAtgtgctgactgctgagacGCAAAATTTTTATCAGAGCCGCCTTTAGGCAAAGCGATGCCAGGGTCTTCCACGTACAACCGAAGAAAATGGTTTACCCTAACAGACCGATAAACTAGACGAGTTTTTCTGaaaaattctgaaattcgaaGCCTTACAGAGTTACAGTTGTATAATATCATCTCGTAAGAAGAAGCGTAAAGCTGAAATAAGTCAAAAGACGTTTTCCAAGAAGGTTTACGGAAAAAGAGAATTCCATCAAAGCTTCACATGGCGTTCCCTGGGCTGAACATGAGTACTAGAACGAAGCCCATTACAAGGCCCGGCCCAAGACGGGCAGCCCTAGCAGCGAAACCCTCAGCGCCGCCGCTCACTATAAGTAGcgcccccaaaccctagccccgaACCCTTCTCCTAACGCCGCCCGCGCCTCCTCtcgccctcgcgccgccgccgccgccgctgctgctgcagcaagcccccgctccgccgtcgccggagacaAACTCCCAGCCGCCGCCATGGGGCGTATGCACAGCCGCGGGTAAGCCTCCCCGTCCCTCCCTCCGCTCGTGGAGCCATCGCTCTCCCTCCGCTCTAGCCTAGTGAAGAATTCTGTCCGTGCGCTGATGCCGGATGTGTTGCTCCGTGACGCAGGAAGGGTATCTCGTCGTCGGCGCTGCCGTACAAGAGGACTGCCCCGACCTGGCTCAAGACCCCCGCCTCCGATGTGAGTGCTTTCCCTTCTCATTCCTTGGTTCGATTTGGGTGCGGTTTTCTACTGTGTTTGGTGCGATTTGTTGATGGGCTCGTTCGATGCTGGTTGGTAGGTGGACGAGATGATCACCAAGGCTGCGAAGAAGGGTCAGATGCCGTCGCAGATCGGCGTCCTGCTCCGTGACCAGCACGGTATCCCGCTCGTCCATAGCGTCACTGGTAGCAAGATCCTCCGTATCCTTAAGGCCCATGGTGAGAAACAAATCCTAGCTTCTGTTATTCGATTTGTAAGTATGTGATTTCGTGTTGTGCCTAATGTGTGGATGCGCCTGTGTAGGGCTGGCACCGGAGATCCCGGAGGACCTGTACTTCCTGATTAAGAAGGCGGTGGCTATTAGGAAGCATCTGGAGAGGAACAGGAAGGACAAGGACTCCAAATTCAGGCTCATTCTTGTTGAGAGCAGGATCCACCGCCTGGCCCGCTACTACAAGCGCACCAAGAAGCTCCCACCCACCTGGAAGTAGTAAGTCATTTGAGCTCAATTCAATTGTTGCCTGTTGAGTAAGTTACTTCAGCCCATTCAGGTCTGCTGGGCTTGTCCGTGCCATGTATCTCTAGAAATTTTCAGTGCTTGTTAAATTTTTAATTGTTGTCTTAGATGTGAGTTATGTATGCCAATTGCTACTAATTAGGAATCGTTGTGTCTATGTCATCAAGTACATAGGGTTCTTAGATGTGCTATGCAATGCTTGAGCAAATGTTTGAGATGTTAGTCCATTTAAGCTAGCTAGAGATGTTTAGTGTCACTTAACTGTTGTGTGTTAAGAGGCAAATGTGCGTTGTTGCTGTCGAGGACACTAGTACCTATCTGCTGTCACAATTTGACTCGAGTTGAAATATAACTCTGCATTGATTTGTAGCAAAAATGGTGTTGTTACACTTGAACATAAGTAATGTGGACTAGTAAGTTTTGGAGTTATGAAAtcacatatatataaataattaAATTGAGATAAGGCTACTGACAGTTGCAGAGGTACATTTTGGTTGTAGCTTGTGCTCATGTCATAAGTGTTCTGAAGTTGTGGTTAGAAGAAATTGAAGCCTTAGATGTCTTATGTATTCAGATGCGTACTAACCTTGTTATTTTCTCTATTGAAGCTTAACTAATCTTGTACTGTTGTTTAGTATAGCACATGCTACGAGAGATCATACTTTATTTCATGTGTTTATTTGAATTCCAGTTGGTGTATGAACCTGTATTCTTATGCCTGATCATTAACATTTTATTGTTTTTTGTGCAGTGAGTCAACCACGGCCAGCACTCTGGTGGCCTAAGTGATCTCTTCAGATGGTGTGGTCTTTAGCCTTTTCGATATCAgcttgttctagatatgaaTTTATGTAATGCTTAATGAGTCTGGAGCGGGTTAGATGGACAAGGAACCTCAACTTTTCTATGTTTACTTGGAGAATCCCATAAACCATTTTTGGTTTTGCAATTGTCTGTTAACCGTAATGTTTTGTCGCTGAAAGTTCGTGTTTACGGCATCAGGTAGCGTTGTTGCTTGTCAGTGTTGTGATGCTGGTTTTGCTATCCATTGCACTACCTTTGGTTGCAGTATCCTATGAAAAAGGCCGCTTATCATGTGCTTGCCTTAGAAATATTTGTCGTGTGAAACATGTTAACGATCCTGATATGGTTATGGTAGTTAGATGCCTTGTTATAACATATAAGATGCTGCCATTTCCTTGTCGACCACTGTGAATTAGATAACTTGGTGAATTTTGCGCAAGTTTTCACAAATTTTTTTAACATGATTTTGTCTGTTAGTTATAAACAGTTACAATTATCAAAACTTGATGCGTTATTTAGGTTTTCAGTTTCAAATTGATCGTCATTAGATTCTAACATTCGGGATGTCATGACAAATTTCCAGCCATGTTCAATTAGCTGTGCGCATCGTCTAATGGAGTGCAGATAGCTTTATTGAATTGCTGCGACCCCCGGTATGTAGCGTGACATGGTCGCTCTGCATCTTCTGTTTCTGGCTGGCACCATGAAATGTTTCAATTCAGGCTATATATCAATGGAAATACaagttgggtgtttaaggccgTTTCAGTGTTAGCTGAAAATTGTAACGATTAAGAGCTCGACAGTATCTGACACCATTACCAATGGCGATCGAATTGCTTTGGTGTTGCGTTCAGCTGTCGCAGAAACCACCAAACAGCCCTCCTGTCAAGGGTGGATCAAAGAGAAATTTGATACAAAATAAAACTAGAACGAATACAGAACGTTTAGCTCTTTGGCTGTCAGTATTGAAACATCTCGCTTGCAATGCCCAGGAGGAGGCAGCGCTATCCCTCTCCATACTTACTGCAAACAAGTGATGTTTTTTTTGTGTCCCTCTCTGTAGCGTTATCCCTCTCTGTACATCCATCCTGTCTGAGATTGCATGGTGCAAAATCAACCAAGATAAGGTTCTGGTCACAAAACTATGCTTCAAACGATGTCAACTGGCGAACACGTTAGGC
The genomic region above belongs to Setaria italica strain Yugu1 chromosome VI, Setaria_italica_v2.0, whole genome shotgun sequence and contains:
- the LOC101782466 gene encoding 40S ribosomal protein S13, with amino-acid sequence MGRMHSRGKGISSSALPYKRTAPTWLKTPASDVDEMITKAAKKGQMPSQIGVLLRDQHGIPLVHSVTGSKILRILKAHGLAPEIPEDLYFLIKKAVAIRKHLERNRKDKDSKFRLILVESRIHRLARYYKRTKKLPPTWKYESTTASTLVA